From Streptomyces sp. TLI_053, a single genomic window includes:
- a CDS encoding VWA domain-containing protein, with translation MATLAKPNLPRFDVEIFQNEYLADGAREVNAIVTVTATGGGTSGGRPLGVTDAPAGGDGQSAAVVILVDCSGSMDYPSSKMRGAREATAAAVDTVRDGVAFAVVAGTHEAREVFPGDGTLAIASPETRARARESLRRLTAAGGTAMGSWLTKADQLFLTRRDIPIRHAILLTDGNNEHETAAELERAIGRVSGHFTADCRGVGTDWKVEELRKIASALLGTVDIVPEPSGLAEDFRSMMAGAMGKQVADVALRIWTPANAVVKFVKQVAPALEDLTGRRAEAGPRAGDYPTGSWGDESRDYHVCVEVPAAAVGNEMLAARISLVLPPPVAGGTPEVLSQGLVKAVWTDDLASSTRISPQVAHYTGQAELAAAVQEGMEAHRAGNVHLATARLGTAVRIAHATGNDGTFKLLQKVVDVVDPKEGTVRFRKNVSEADSMIVETRSTKTVRVKK, from the coding sequence ATGGCAACACTGGCGAAGCCGAACCTGCCCAGGTTCGATGTGGAGATCTTCCAGAACGAGTACCTCGCGGACGGCGCCCGCGAGGTGAACGCCATCGTCACCGTCACCGCGACCGGCGGCGGCACCTCCGGCGGCCGCCCGCTCGGCGTCACCGACGCCCCGGCCGGCGGCGACGGGCAGTCCGCCGCCGTGGTGATCCTGGTGGACTGCTCCGGCTCGATGGACTACCCGTCCAGCAAGATGCGCGGCGCCCGCGAGGCCACCGCCGCCGCCGTCGACACCGTCCGCGACGGCGTGGCGTTCGCCGTGGTCGCCGGCACCCACGAGGCCCGCGAGGTCTTCCCCGGCGACGGCACCCTCGCCATCGCCTCGCCGGAGACCCGGGCCCGGGCCCGGGAGTCGCTGCGCCGGCTCACCGCGGCCGGCGGCACCGCCATGGGCAGCTGGCTGACCAAGGCCGACCAGCTCTTCCTCACCCGCCGGGACATCCCGATCCGGCACGCCATCCTGCTCACCGACGGCAACAACGAGCACGAGACCGCCGCCGAGCTGGAGCGCGCGATCGGGCGGGTCAGCGGCCACTTCACCGCCGACTGCCGGGGCGTCGGCACCGACTGGAAGGTCGAGGAGCTGCGCAAGATCGCCTCCGCGCTGCTCGGCACCGTCGACATCGTCCCCGAGCCCTCCGGCCTGGCCGAGGACTTCCGCTCGATGATGGCCGGCGCGATGGGCAAGCAGGTCGCCGATGTCGCGCTGCGGATCTGGACGCCCGCCAACGCGGTGGTGAAGTTCGTCAAGCAGGTCGCCCCCGCCCTGGAGGACCTCACCGGCCGCCGGGCCGAGGCCGGGCCGAGGGCCGGCGACTACCCGACCGGCTCGTGGGGCGACGAGAGCCGCGACTACCACGTCTGCGTGGAGGTCCCGGCCGCAGCCGTCGGCAACGAGATGCTGGCCGCCCGGATCAGCCTGGTGCTGCCGCCCCCGGTCGCCGGGGGGACGCCCGAGGTGCTGTCCCAGGGTCTGGTCAAGGCGGTCTGGACCGACGACCTCGCCTCCTCCACCCGGATCAGCCCGCAGGTCGCCCACTACACCGGACAGGCGGAACTGGCCGCGGCGGTCCAGGAAGGCATGGAGGCGCACCGCGCCGGGAACGTCCACCTCGCCACCGCCAGGCTGGGCACCGCCGTCCGGATCGCCCACGCGACCGGGAACGACGGCACCTTCAAGCTGCTGCAGAAGGTGGTGGACGTGGTGGACCCGAAGGAGGGTACCGTTCGGTTCCGTAAGAACGTGAGCGAGGCCGACTCGATGATCGTCGAGACCCGGTCGACCAAAACCGTCCGTGTGAAGAAGTGA
- a CDS encoding ABC transporter ATP-binding protein — protein sequence MTAAISADGIRQRYGDVQAVDGVSLTVETGEFYGILGPNGAGKTTTLEILEGIRKPDEGRIELLGLTPWPRNPQLLRRIGVQFQASAFFNRLTARETIRTFGSFYGVGPKRADAMLERVGLTESAGVMTDKMSGGQAQRLSIACALVHGPELVFLDEPTTGLDPQARRNLWDLLRDINSEGRTVVLTTHYLDEAEVLCDRVSVMDHGRILRTGAPAALIREIDDTVRISVESGQLAVDTARELLTAAGAETTSLEDDGVSLSLSTRLPAPVLSVLADRGALRGLEVRGATLEDVFLQLTGREYRA from the coding sequence ATGACTGCTGCAATATCCGCCGACGGCATCCGTCAGCGGTACGGGGACGTACAAGCCGTCGACGGAGTGTCACTCACCGTCGAAACCGGCGAATTCTACGGAATCCTGGGCCCGAACGGCGCCGGGAAGACCACCACACTGGAGATCCTGGAGGGGATCCGCAAGCCCGACGAGGGCCGGATCGAGCTGCTGGGCCTGACGCCCTGGCCACGCAACCCCCAGCTGCTGCGCCGCATCGGCGTCCAGTTCCAGGCCTCCGCCTTCTTCAACCGGCTCACCGCCCGGGAGACCATCCGCACCTTCGGCTCCTTCTACGGCGTCGGCCCCAAGCGCGCGGACGCGATGCTGGAGCGGGTCGGCCTGACCGAGTCGGCCGGGGTGATGACCGACAAGATGTCCGGCGGCCAGGCCCAGCGGCTCTCGATCGCCTGCGCCCTGGTGCACGGACCGGAGCTGGTGTTCCTCGACGAACCCACCACCGGCCTCGACCCGCAGGCCCGCCGCAACCTCTGGGACCTGCTGCGCGACATCAACTCCGAGGGCCGCACCGTCGTCCTGACCACCCACTACCTGGACGAGGCCGAGGTGCTCTGCGACCGGGTCTCGGTGATGGACCACGGCCGGATCCTGCGGACCGGGGCACCCGCCGCGCTCATCCGCGAGATCGACGACACCGTCCGGATCAGCGTGGAGTCCGGGCAGCTCGCCGTCGACACCGCGCGCGAACTGCTCACCGCCGCCGGGGCGGAGACCACCTCGCTGGAGGACGACGGCGTCTCGCTCTCGCTCTCGACCCGACTGCCCGCGCCGGTGCTGTCCGTACTGGCCGACCGGGGCGCCCTCCGGGGCCTGGAAGTCCGCGGCGCCACCCTGGAGGACGTCTTCCTCCAGCTCACCGGACGGGAGTACCGCGCATGA
- a CDS encoding thioesterase family protein: MSRHIYACPLRWSDMDAFGHVNNVVFLRYLEEARIDFMFTQAAEAGAGEFAGGSVVARHEIDYKRPLVHRPEPVTIETWVTRIGGASLTVSYEIKDTADDGTETVYVRASTVVVPYDLAEGRPRRISPVEREFLSRFVDEEPAVAV, translated from the coding sequence GTGTCACGCCACATCTACGCCTGCCCGCTCCGCTGGTCCGACATGGACGCCTTCGGGCACGTCAACAACGTGGTCTTCCTGCGCTACCTGGAGGAGGCCCGGATCGACTTCATGTTCACCCAGGCCGCCGAGGCCGGTGCCGGCGAGTTCGCGGGCGGTTCGGTGGTGGCGCGCCACGAGATCGACTACAAGCGCCCGCTGGTGCACCGGCCCGAGCCGGTCACCATCGAGACCTGGGTGACCCGGATCGGCGGCGCCTCGCTGACGGTCTCCTACGAGATCAAGGACACCGCCGACGACGGCACCGAGACGGTCTACGTCCGGGCCTCGACCGTGGTCGTGCCCTACGACCTGGCCGAGGGCCGGCCGCGCCGGATAAGCCCGGTGGAGCGGGAGTTCCTGTCGCGGTTCGTGGACGAGGAGCCGGCCGTCGCGGTCTGA
- a CDS encoding PP2C family serine/threonine-protein phosphatase — translation MPQQTVCQSCAEPMDPEDVFCGSCGAGRDGRPAPGAMPAGWSAARAGAGDDHPPTLPNTPSVPAQADRSAVACAHCGLHQVTPDGYCEACGRAQPRPRDHMEKALAGVAGVSDRGLRHHRNEDSFTVAASSLPGGEPVVVAVVCDGVSSSDRPDEASETAVDAASESLLSSLEAGTDPARAMRRAIADAADAVAALATDGTRPLRPDVNAPACTYVSAIASGGRITIGWVGDTRAYWIPDDRVAAEPFRLTQDDSWAARMVEAGLMGEAEAYADPRAHAITGWLGADAEEVVPHTLDFTPHVPGVLLVCTDGLWNYAEAATDLAYYVRPDARTEPLAAAQSLVKFAVAAGGHDNITVAVLPIDPPPAAAATGEDARTATALDLPVITATGAAFGGGAADQDEDEDHAPTLPDIPVIGSPAAPLPPVPPPPAVPPRPPVPPAPQVPPAR, via the coding sequence ATGCCGCAGCAGACCGTGTGCCAGAGCTGTGCCGAGCCGATGGACCCGGAGGACGTCTTCTGCGGGTCCTGCGGGGCCGGCCGGGACGGCCGTCCCGCCCCCGGCGCGATGCCGGCCGGCTGGTCCGCCGCCCGGGCCGGCGCCGGGGACGACCACCCGCCGACCCTGCCCAACACCCCCTCCGTGCCCGCGCAGGCCGACCGGAGCGCGGTCGCCTGCGCGCACTGCGGGCTCCACCAGGTGACCCCCGACGGCTACTGCGAGGCCTGCGGCCGCGCCCAGCCGCGCCCCCGCGACCACATGGAGAAGGCACTGGCCGGCGTCGCCGGCGTCAGCGACCGGGGCCTGCGGCACCACCGCAACGAGGACTCCTTCACCGTCGCCGCCTCCTCGCTGCCCGGCGGCGAACCGGTCGTGGTGGCCGTGGTCTGCGACGGCGTCTCCTCCTCCGACCGGCCCGACGAGGCCTCCGAGACCGCGGTCGACGCCGCCTCCGAGTCGCTGCTCAGCTCGCTCGAGGCGGGCACCGACCCGGCCCGGGCGATGCGCCGGGCGATCGCCGACGCGGCCGACGCGGTGGCCGCCCTCGCCACCGACGGCACCCGGCCGCTCCGGCCCGACGTCAACGCCCCGGCCTGCACCTACGTCAGCGCGATCGCCTCCGGCGGCCGGATCACCATCGGCTGGGTCGGCGACACCCGGGCCTACTGGATCCCCGACGACCGGGTCGCCGCCGAACCGTTCCGGCTCACCCAGGACGACTCCTGGGCGGCCCGGATGGTCGAGGCGGGGCTGATGGGCGAGGCCGAGGCGTACGCCGACCCGCGCGCCCACGCCATCACCGGCTGGCTCGGCGCCGACGCCGAGGAGGTCGTGCCGCACACCCTCGACTTCACCCCGCACGTGCCCGGGGTGCTGCTGGTCTGCACCGACGGCCTGTGGAACTACGCCGAGGCCGCCACCGACCTGGCGTACTACGTCCGGCCGGACGCCCGGACCGAACCGCTGGCCGCCGCGCAGTCGCTGGTGAAGTTCGCCGTCGCGGCCGGCGGGCACGACAACATCACCGTCGCCGTGCTGCCGATCGACCCGCCCCCGGCGGCCGCGGCCACCGGGGAGGACGCCCGGACCGCGACCGCGCTGGACCTGCCGGTGATCACCGCGACCGGAGCGGCGTTCGGCGGCGGCGCGGCCGACCAGGACGAGGACGAGGACCACGCGCCGACCCTGCCGGACATCCCGGTGATCGGCTCGCCCGCCGCCCCGCTGCCCCCCGTCCCGCCGCCGCCCGCCGTGCCGCCCCGCCCGCCCGTGCCGCCGGCGCCCCAGGTGCCTCCGGCCCGCTGA
- a CDS encoding ABC transporter permease → MTAEPTTAAPAQAPAPDSAPPAERERVSAFASLSRVMIVAFVRDRSALFFVLLFPLMFLLLFGTLLKGASSPHAKVEQVGAVRVLDSVQGEARSGLEQVLTITRGDDEAAALEKVRKGDLDAMIKEGPDGKVVVRYSAADQVRSGSVQGIVNSVVQQANQAATGKPPAFVMESSQVEDGSLKPIQFLTPGLLGWAVATGAVFGAALTLVGWRQKKVLRRLRLAPVSAGSVIASRVAVSVLTALTQTAVFLVVATTPFFGLKLTGDWWLIVPLVVCATIAFMSIGLLAGSVAKTEEAANGISQIIVLPMSFLSGSFFPTDGMPGWLDAISRALPLRHLVTASQSVLSRGGGVMDALPTMGGLLLFAAVLTGISWKLFRWED, encoded by the coding sequence ATGACCGCCGAGCCCACCACGGCCGCGCCCGCGCAGGCCCCCGCACCGGACAGCGCTCCCCCGGCCGAGCGCGAGCGGGTCTCCGCCTTCGCCAGCCTCTCCCGGGTGATGATCGTCGCCTTCGTCCGCGACCGCAGCGCGCTGTTCTTCGTGCTGCTGTTCCCGCTGATGTTCCTGCTGCTGTTCGGCACCCTGCTCAAGGGCGCCTCCAGCCCGCACGCCAAGGTCGAACAGGTCGGCGCGGTCCGGGTGCTGGACTCGGTCCAGGGCGAGGCCCGGAGCGGCCTGGAGCAGGTGCTGACCATCACCAGGGGCGACGACGAGGCCGCCGCCCTGGAGAAGGTTCGCAAGGGCGACCTCGACGCCATGATCAAGGAGGGCCCGGACGGCAAGGTGGTGGTCCGCTACAGCGCCGCCGACCAGGTCCGCTCCGGCTCCGTCCAGGGCATCGTCAACTCCGTGGTCCAGCAGGCCAACCAGGCCGCCACCGGCAAGCCCCCGGCCTTCGTCATGGAGAGCAGCCAGGTCGAGGACGGATCGCTCAAGCCGATCCAGTTCCTCACCCCCGGCCTGCTCGGCTGGGCGGTGGCCACCGGTGCGGTGTTCGGCGCCGCGCTGACCCTGGTCGGCTGGCGGCAGAAGAAGGTGCTGCGCCGGCTGCGGCTCGCCCCGGTGAGCGCCGGGTCGGTCATCGCCTCCCGGGTCGCGGTCTCCGTCCTCACCGCGCTGACCCAGACCGCCGTCTTCCTGGTGGTCGCCACCACGCCGTTCTTCGGGCTCAAGCTCACCGGCGACTGGTGGCTGATCGTCCCGCTGGTGGTCTGCGCGACCATCGCCTTCATGTCGATCGGCCTGCTGGCCGGTTCGGTCGCCAAGACCGAGGAGGCGGCGAACGGCATCTCGCAGATCATCGTGCTGCCGATGTCGTTCCTGTCCGGCTCGTTCTTCCCCACCGACGGCATGCCGGGCTGGCTGGACGCGATCTCCCGGGCGCTGCCGCTGCGGCACCTGGTCACCGCCTCGCAGTCGGTGCTCTCCCGGGGCGGCGGCGTGATGGACGCGCTGCCGACCATGGGCGGCCTGCTGCTGTTCGCGGCCGTGCTGACCGGCATCTCCTGGAAGCTGTTCCGCTGGGAGGACTGA
- a CDS encoding serine/threonine-protein kinase: MGETCVRPECGTGTIDADGYCDECGLAPASATSTRAGTGSTPVGTGSSRTGTGTATGTGGGTAAGRRSVAGPGDPCPRDCAGTVDPDGYCDECGLGAASAPLTGGRDTGPAHSSSVRGTSAHSSSVRSSSVRSGSARSLSGRSRSHRSTRTGSGRSVSVRSSRGSSSTGRHRLGAGLVTVPSVPAADPSLAVLENPEVPERKRFCSKCDTPVGRDRNGRPGRPDGFCTKCGTPYSFTPKLRRGDLVGGQYEVVGCLAHGGLGWIYLAVDRRVNDKWVVLKGLLDTGDEDALAVAVAERRFLAEVDHPNIVRIINFVEHPDLRTGATDGYIVMEYVGGKSLKDIANERRLPDGRRDPLPVEQAIAYGLEALPALGYLHSRGLVYCDFKIDNVLQSGDALKIIDMGAVRRLDDDGPIYGTIGYQAPEIATDGPSPASDLYTVARTLAVLSFDFQGYSTTYRDTLPGPESVPVFAAYESYYRLLVRATDPDPARRFGSAEEMADQLTGVLREVLALQDGRARPAQSTLFGPELRVVDTELVAATVRPGQLRLTAVDPAAAALALPVPRVDPADPNAGFLATLLAADPGEALTALDGAPTDSVERRLRALRALLELGRPHQSAEALAALEKDHPDDWRVVWYRGLASLVAAADPDPDPGTGGGAGAGAPAREQALRAAAEAFDAVYDAFPGEAAPKLALAVCAELLGDGGDAAEFYRLVWSTDQSYLSAAFGLARVRLAEDDRAGAVAALETVPATSSQYTAARIAAVRARLRERPTTDPLGADLGASSEQLTALRLDDRRREELAVEVLGAALGWVTAGSPGGPGAGPATGEVSVLGRPAVERELRFALEQSYRVLARLADRAETRIEMVERANRARPRTWV, encoded by the coding sequence ATGGGCGAGACGTGCGTACGACCGGAGTGCGGCACCGGGACGATCGACGCGGACGGCTACTGCGACGAGTGCGGCCTCGCCCCGGCGAGCGCCACCTCGACGCGGGCGGGCACCGGGTCGACACCCGTCGGCACCGGGTCGAGCCGGACCGGGACCGGCACGGCGACCGGGACCGGCGGCGGAACGGCCGCGGGCCGGAGGTCCGTCGCCGGACCGGGTGACCCCTGCCCGCGCGACTGCGCCGGGACGGTCGACCCCGACGGCTACTGCGACGAGTGCGGCCTCGGCGCCGCCTCGGCCCCCCTGACCGGCGGCCGGGACACCGGCCCGGCCCACAGCTCCTCGGTCCGCGGCACCTCGGCCCACAGTTCCTCCGTCCGCAGTTCCTCCGTCCGCAGCGGTTCGGCCCGTTCGCTGTCCGGCCGGTCCCGCTCGCACCGCTCCACCCGCACCGGCAGCGGCCGTTCGGTCTCGGTGCGCAGCAGCCGAGGCAGCAGCTCCACCGGCCGGCACCGGCTGGGCGCCGGCCTGGTGACGGTGCCCAGCGTCCCGGCCGCCGACCCGTCGCTGGCGGTCCTGGAGAACCCGGAGGTGCCGGAGCGCAAGCGGTTCTGCTCCAAGTGCGACACCCCGGTCGGCCGGGACCGGAACGGCCGGCCCGGCCGCCCGGACGGTTTCTGCACCAAGTGCGGCACCCCGTACTCGTTCACCCCCAAGCTGCGCCGCGGCGACCTGGTCGGCGGGCAGTACGAGGTGGTCGGCTGCCTGGCGCACGGCGGGCTCGGCTGGATCTACCTGGCGGTCGACCGGCGGGTCAACGACAAGTGGGTGGTGCTCAAGGGCCTGCTGGACACCGGGGACGAGGACGCGCTGGCGGTGGCCGTCGCCGAACGCCGCTTCCTCGCCGAGGTGGACCACCCGAACATCGTCCGCATCATCAACTTCGTCGAGCACCCGGACCTGCGGACCGGCGCCACCGACGGCTACATCGTGATGGAGTACGTCGGCGGCAAGTCCCTGAAGGACATCGCCAACGAGCGCCGCCTCCCGGACGGCCGGCGCGACCCGCTGCCGGTCGAGCAGGCGATCGCGTACGGGCTGGAGGCGCTGCCCGCGCTGGGCTACCTGCACTCCCGGGGCCTGGTCTACTGCGATTTCAAGATCGACAACGTGCTGCAGAGCGGCGACGCGCTCAAGATCATCGACATGGGCGCCGTCCGCCGCCTCGACGACGACGGCCCGATCTACGGCACCATCGGCTACCAGGCGCCCGAGATCGCCACCGACGGCCCGTCCCCCGCCTCCGACCTCTACACGGTGGCCCGCACCCTGGCCGTCCTCAGCTTCGACTTCCAGGGCTACTCCACCACCTACCGGGACACCCTGCCCGGCCCCGAGTCGGTCCCGGTCTTCGCGGCCTACGAGTCCTACTACCGCCTGCTGGTCCGCGCCACCGACCCGGACCCGGCCCGCCGGTTCGGCTCCGCCGAGGAGATGGCCGACCAGCTCACCGGCGTGCTGCGCGAGGTGCTCGCGCTCCAGGACGGCAGGGCCCGGCCCGCGCAGTCCACCCTGTTCGGCCCCGAACTCCGGGTCGTCGACACCGAACTGGTGGCCGCCACGGTGCGCCCCGGCCAACTGCGGCTCACCGCCGTCGACCCGGCCGCCGCCGCGCTCGCGCTGCCCGTCCCCCGGGTCGACCCGGCCGACCCGAACGCCGGCTTCCTCGCCACCCTGCTGGCCGCCGACCCCGGCGAGGCGCTCACCGCGCTGGACGGCGCCCCCACCGACTCGGTCGAACGGCGGCTGCGGGCCCTGCGCGCCCTGCTCGAACTCGGCCGGCCGCACCAGTCCGCCGAGGCGCTGGCCGCGCTGGAGAAGGACCACCCGGACGACTGGCGGGTGGTCTGGTACCGGGGCCTGGCCTCCCTGGTCGCCGCCGCCGACCCCGACCCCGACCCCGGGACCGGTGGCGGGGCCGGAGCCGGAGCCCCGGCCCGCGAACAGGCCCTGCGCGCTGCCGCCGAGGCCTTCGACGCCGTCTACGACGCCTTCCCCGGCGAGGCCGCCCCCAAGCTGGCCCTCGCCGTCTGCGCCGAACTCCTCGGCGACGGCGGCGACGCGGCCGAGTTCTACCGCCTGGTGTGGAGCACCGACCAGAGCTACCTGAGCGCCGCCTTCGGGCTGGCCCGGGTCCGGCTCGCCGAGGACGACCGGGCCGGCGCCGTCGCCGCCCTGGAGACCGTCCCGGCCACCTCCAGCCAGTACACCGCCGCCCGGATCGCCGCCGTCCGGGCCCGGCTGCGCGAGCGGCCCACCACCGACCCGCTCGGCGCCGACCTCGGCGCGAGCTCCGAGCAACTGACCGCGCTGCGCCTGGACGACCGCCGCCGCGAGGAGCTCGCCGTCGAGGTGCTCGGCGCGGCGCTCGGCTGGGTCACGGCCGGCTCCCCCGGGGGGCCCGGCGCGGGCCCGGCAACGGGCGAGGTCAGCGTGCTGGGACGGCCCGCGGTGGAAAGGGAACTGCGGTTCGCCCTGGAGCAGTCCTACCGGGTACTCGCCCGGTTGGCCGACCGGGCCGAGACCAGGATCGAGATGGTGGAACGGGCCAACCGGGCCCGTCCCAGGACGTGGGTGTAA
- a CDS encoding FHA domain-containing protein codes for MPICPRGHESQAEDWCDFCGFPMTPPQPLPPPPPGAHPGAPGAHGAPGAPYGATLPPGAYPPPPPGSMPAPGPVPPPPAPQGFPDLTEGLVICPICRSPQTGRFCEECGYDYDLSSPQRAQQPPFPAPAPPPGPAPLNIPAAYGGAPAAPPAPQLAEAPPLPPQHQQHGAPAGYGYPPPAHGQQAAAPGPVEAPPYGPPAEAPYGPPAEAPYGPPAEAPYGLPPAPPEPQRPPVPREDSGPVYAQPGPARRGDEFGTSFHLAPPVPPQAEQPPGPVAEPVRTTWFAVIAADRQYFTDMMARSGPEAAGLFFPPYCPERRIPLTGRGQLRIGRRSQHRGTVPEIDLSVAPEDPGASHQHALLAEQPDGTWVLVDQDSTNGTTVNGGAEPISPHTAIPLGDGDRVHIGAWTTITLHRA; via the coding sequence ATGCCGATCTGCCCGAGGGGCCACGAGTCGCAGGCCGAGGACTGGTGCGACTTCTGCGGATTCCCGATGACACCGCCGCAGCCGCTGCCGCCGCCGCCGCCCGGAGCGCACCCCGGCGCCCCGGGGGCGCACGGGGCTCCCGGCGCGCCGTACGGTGCCACGCTCCCCCCGGGCGCGTACCCCCCGCCGCCGCCCGGCTCGATGCCGGCACCGGGTCCGGTGCCGCCGCCGCCGGCCCCGCAGGGCTTCCCCGACCTCACCGAGGGCCTGGTGATCTGCCCGATCTGCCGCAGCCCGCAGACCGGGCGGTTCTGCGAGGAGTGCGGGTACGACTACGACCTGTCCTCGCCGCAGCGTGCCCAGCAGCCGCCGTTCCCGGCCCCGGCCCCGCCGCCCGGCCCCGCCCCGCTGAACATCCCGGCGGCGTACGGCGGTGCCCCGGCGGCCCCGCCGGCGCCGCAGCTCGCCGAGGCCCCGCCGCTGCCACCGCAGCACCAGCAGCACGGCGCGCCCGCCGGCTACGGCTACCCGCCGCCCGCGCACGGGCAGCAGGCCGCGGCGCCCGGCCCGGTCGAGGCGCCGCCGTACGGACCTCCCGCCGAGGCGCCCTACGGCCCGCCGGCCGAGGCACCGTACGGACCTCCCGCCGAGGCGCCGTACGGGCTGCCGCCGGCTCCCCCGGAGCCGCAGCGGCCGCCGGTCCCGCGCGAGGACTCCGGCCCGGTCTACGCCCAGCCCGGACCGGCCCGGCGCGGCGACGAGTTCGGCACCTCGTTCCACCTGGCCCCGCCGGTGCCCCCGCAGGCCGAGCAGCCGCCGGGCCCGGTTGCCGAGCCGGTCCGGACCACCTGGTTCGCGGTGATCGCGGCCGACCGCCAGTACTTCACCGACATGATGGCCCGCAGCGGTCCGGAGGCGGCCGGGCTGTTCTTCCCGCCGTACTGCCCCGAGCGGCGGATCCCGCTGACCGGGCGCGGCCAGCTGCGGATCGGCCGACGCAGCCAGCACCGCGGCACCGTGCCGGAGATCGACCTCTCGGTCGCGCCGGAGGACCCGGGCGCCTCGCACCAGCACGCCCTGCTGGCCGAACAGCCGGACGGCACCTGGGTGCTGGTCGACCAGGACTCCACCAACGGCACCACGGTGAACGGCGGCGCGGAGCCGATCTCCCCGCACACCGCGATCCCGCTGGGCGACGGCGACCGCGTCCACATCGGCGCCTGGACCACGATCACCCTGCACCGCGCCTGA
- a CDS encoding globin, with protein MNEIRRGTPSEETFFEQVGGEPTFRRLVHRFYQGVAEDELLRPMYPEEDLGPAEERFTLFLMQYWGGPRTYSEQRGHPRLRMRHVPFKVDRAAHDAWLKHMRVAVDELALPAEAEQQLWDYLTYAAASMINTEG; from the coding sequence GTGAACGAGATCCGGCGTGGCACGCCCAGCGAGGAGACCTTCTTCGAGCAGGTCGGTGGCGAACCGACCTTCCGGCGGCTGGTCCACCGGTTCTACCAGGGCGTCGCGGAGGACGAGTTGCTCCGGCCGATGTACCCCGAGGAGGACCTCGGGCCGGCCGAGGAGCGGTTCACGCTCTTCCTCATGCAGTACTGGGGCGGCCCGCGCACGTACAGCGAGCAGCGCGGCCACCCCCGGCTGCGGATGCGGCACGTGCCCTTCAAGGTGGACCGCGCCGCGCACGACGCCTGGCTGAAGCACATGCGGGTGGCCGTGGACGAGCTGGCGCTGCCGGCGGAGGCCGAGCAGCAGCTCTGGGACTACCTCACCTACGCCGCCGCCTCGATGATCAACACCGAGGGCTGA